A genomic region of Manihot esculenta cultivar AM560-2 chromosome 15, M.esculenta_v8, whole genome shotgun sequence contains the following coding sequences:
- the LOC110601549 gene encoding uncharacterized protein LOC110601549: MDDVHFGILESCNGLLYLLDDYRKQVIGKTILGNCQNPQVPLWLYYKFSTDDYGGLFGKKFTDNDSKESTFENLLEWLGSLNEVYVLVAFDMVEENFKEVLLLRHHFKPKTHSSLTRLFSLPDNRLPEYGNKQWTSFHGL; encoded by the exons ATGGATGACGTTCACTTTGGAATTCTGGAATCTTGTAATGGCCTGCTCTATTTACTTGATGATTATCGGAAGCAAGTTATTGGGAAAACGATCCTGGGTAATTGCCAAAACCCACAAGTTCCGCTCTGGCTTTATTACAAGTTCTCTACTGATGATTATGGAGGGTTATTTGGCAAGAAGTTTACTGATAATGATTCTAAAGAATCTACATTTGA GAATCTTTTGGAATGGTTGGGAAGCCTTAATGAAGTTTATGTACTTGTTGCATTTGATATGGTGGAGGAAAATTTCAAGGAAGTTCTACTATTGCGGCATCATTTCAAACCTAAAACTCATT CATCTTTGACAAGATTGTTCAGTTTACCTGACAACAGACTTCCTGAATATGGAAACAAACAATGGACAAGTTTTCATGGACTCTAA